From a region of the Arachis ipaensis cultivar K30076 chromosome B09, Araip1.1, whole genome shotgun sequence genome:
- the LOC107615515 gene encoding protein TsetseEP-like, with protein sequence MTLFFSSRSSTFTTTSTRADLSVAQRVQLLPLPDSSTSDEEDHEAEHEEENVGDPIQQEASPQTQATQDTQQPPEEPVPQTEPQPKPDATVDPHHEPDP encoded by the exons ATGACCCTCTTCTTCAGCAGCCGCAGTAGTACCTTTACCACCACCAGCACCCGAGCTGACCTATCTGTTG CACAGCGCGTTCAGCTACTCCCTCTTCCCGACTCTTCCACATCTGATGAGGAGGACCACGAGGCAGAGCATGAGGAGGAGAATGTTGGGGATCCGATTCAACAGGAGGCATCACCACAGACGCAGGCTACTCAGGATACTCAGCAGCCTCCCGAGGAGCCAGTGCCCCAGACTGAGCCCCAGCCAAAGCCAGATGCAACTGTTGACCCTCACCATGAGCCTGATCcgtag